A genomic segment from Necator americanus strain Aroian chromosome III, whole genome shotgun sequence encodes:
- a CDS encoding hypothetical protein (NECATOR_CHRIII.G10971.T1), which produces MRRVLKDSRNPQSNSVCAHRFRLWITYEHEYDYLNNGHSSQQKTGAIKAPRNGPCSVAAQQLSQLKTREAQRCQALF; this is translated from the exons atgcgacgcgtgctcAAGGACTCAAGGAATCCACAATCGAACTCTGTATGTGCCCACAGATTCCGATTATGGATTACCTACGAACATGAGTACGATTACCTCAACAAC GGCCATAGCTCTCAGCAAAAGACTGGCGCTATTAAAGCACCACGCAATGGACCATGCTCTGTTGCAGCACAACAGCTGTCGCAGCTGAAGACCCGAGAAGCGCAAAGATGCCAAGCTTTGTTCTGA
- a CDS encoding hypothetical protein (NECATOR_CHRIII.G10972.T4): protein MAICTYNARTLASEAAIEDLMMQAKKIKYDVIGLTETRRGHPPNAVYETGEELFFGTCDSRSVGGVGVLVNTSMAKNIDSFEQLTTRIGRLRMRRCGPTPALTIFVAYAPTSSYEEEEVEAFYMDLEKFYQEDHAFYKVIIGDFNAKVGPRRTPEEPHIGTHGLQWNDQGERLSEFIMMTKTIHGNSQFQKPSSLRWTWESPSGGYRNEIDHIIVNKSFCLIDVGVVPKFYTGSDHRLLRGRFSSTRRAEKAAKFRGRNPKTIINWDIFATLAGFWEDSAMNNIDEEYDRLVEHLHDCAKKAESFKTTKSFKRRLSFETLELIRQRGAARAAGNQELTSELARLCREAIKEDLKERRAEVLVETAEAGKSIRYARRDFANRKTRMTALRNPKGTAIASRRGMEKIIYDIYSDLFDSHVHLSPHHLREDEHIIPEHLKNLPPVLINTLARLFTRYLSECKVPKQWKTSKTVLLYKKGDPHDIGNYRPICLLSVIYKLFTRVVLNRIEKVLDEGQPCKQAGFRKGFSTIDHIHTVSKLIEVSREYKMPLCLTFIDLKKAFDSVETEAVVEALDNQGAPTQYIKVLRELYSNFTTGISPFYKNIIIDVKRRVRQGDTISPKIFTATLENPMRKLEWDYMGVKVDGRQLHHLRFADDIVLITPSISQAERMLTVFDETCGCIGLQLNLQKTMFMRNGWVSDAPFTLNGTNISECTSYVYLGRELNMMNDLTPELGRRRRAAWEAYKSIEDVVKKTRNTRLRAHLFNTTVLPALTYASETWAFRKQEENAGTNALVLKYPRKQYGVRKKPPFMRPTVTKQKLSQ, encoded by the exons atggcgatctgtacttataacgcacgtacgcttgcatcggaagcggccatcgaagatctgatgatgcaagccaagaagatcaagtacgacgtcatcggactgaccgagacgagacgaggTCACCCAcccaacgccgtatatgaaactggagaagaactgttcttcggaacatgcgacagtagaagtgttggtggagttggcgtcctcgtcaacacgagtatggcaaagaacatcgactcttttgaacaacttacgacccgaatcggacgtctgcggatgagaagatgtggcccaacaccagctttgactatcttcgtcgcttacgctccaacatcaagctatgaagaagaagaagtcgaagctttctatatggacctggagaagttctaccaagaagaccatgccttctacaaggtcataattggcgatttcaacgccaaggttggcccaagaagaacgccggaggaacctcacatcgggacccacggcctacaatggaatgatcagggggagaggctctccgagttcatcatgatgactaagaccatccatgggaactcgcaattccagaagccctcctctctacgctggacgtgggagtcacccagtggagggtaccgtaatgaaatagaccacatcatcgtcaataaaagctTCTGCCTGATAGatgtcggtgttgtaccaaagttctatacgggatcggaccatcgcctcctccgaggaagattttcctccacaaggagagcagagaaagccgccaagttcagagggagaaatcccaagactatcatcaactgggatatcttcgctacgttagccggcttttgggaagattccgcaatgaacaacatcgacgaggaatatgaccggcttgttgaacaccttcacgactgtgcGAAGAAGGcagagagttttaaaaccaccaagagtttcaagaggcGCTTGtcttttgaaactcttgagctgatacgccagcgtggagcagcacgagccgcagggaaccaagaactcacgtccgagctcgcgaggctttgcagagaggcgataaaggaagaccttaaagagagaagagcagaagtgctggttgaaactgcagaggcggggaaaagcatccgctatgcccgtcgagactttgctaatcgcaagacgaggatgactgctctccggaacccaaagggaacagccattgcatcgagaagggggatggagaaaatcatctacgacatctactctgatctcttcgacagccatgtccacttgtctcctcaccatctgagggaagacgaaCATATCATTCCAG aacacctgaagaaccttccgccggtactcatcaacaccctggcgaggctatTCACACggtacctgtcggaatgcaaggttcctaaacagtggaaaaccagcaagaccgtgttgttgtataaaaagggagatccacatgacattggcaactatcgtccaatctgcctactgtccgtcatctacaagctctttacaagagtggtccttaataggattgaaaaagtcctggatgaaggacagccatgcaagcaagcagggtttcgaaaaggattcagcacgattgatcaCATTCACAccgtttcgaaactcatcgaggtatcacgagagtacaagatgccgctctgtctcacattcatcgacttgaagaaggccttcgactcagttgagacggaagcggtcgtggaagccttggacaaccaaggcgcccctactcagtacataaaggtacttcgagagttgtacagtaacttcacgaccggaatttcgccattctacaagaacatcatcattgacgtgaagaggagagtccgacagggtgatacaatttcacccaaaatattcacagccaccctcgagaacccaatgcgaaagttggaatgggactacatgggagtgaaggttgatggtcggcagctacaccatttgcgctttgctgatgacatcgtactgataacacctagcatcagccaagcggaacgaatgctgaccgtattcgacgaaacatgtggatgcatcggtcttcagctgaatctacaaaagacgatgttcatgcggaacggatgggtctcggatgccccattcacgctcaacggaacgaacatatccgaatgcaccagctacgtttatctgggtcgggaactgaacatgatgaatgacctgacccccgagctgggcagaaggagacgagcggcttgggaagcgtacaagagcatcgaggatgtagtgaagaagaccaggaacacccggctccgtgctcacctcttcaacaccaccgtacttcctgctttgacctatgcttcggaaacctgggcatttcgcaagcaggaagaaaacgcg GGTACTAATGCGCTGGTTTTGAAGTATCCAAGAAAACAATATGGTGTACGGAAGAAGCCGCCATTCATGAGACCCACCGTGACCAAACAGAAGTTGTCGCAATAG
- a CDS encoding hypothetical protein (NECATOR_CHRIII.G10972.T1), with protein MAICTYNARTLASEAAIEDLMMQAKKIKYDVIGLTETRRGHPPNAVYETGEELFFGTCDSRSVGGVGVLVNTSMAKNIDSFEQLTTRIGRLRMRRCGPTPALTIFVAYAPTSSYEEEEVEAFYMDLEKFYQEDHAFYKVIIGDFNAKVGPRRTPEEPHIGTHGLQWNDQGERLSEFIMMTKTIHGNSQFQKPSSLRWTWESPSGGYRNEIDHIIVNKSFCLIDVGVVPKFYTGSDHRLLRGRFSSTRRAEKAAKFRGRNPKTIINWDIFATLAGFWEDSAMNNIDEEYDRLVEHLHDCAKKAESFKTTKSFKRRLSFETLELIRQRGAARAAGNQELTSELARLCREAIKEDLKERRAEVLVETAEAGKSIRYARRDFANRKTRMTALRNPKGTAIASRRGMEKIIYDIYSDLFDSHVHLSPHHLREDEHIIPEHLKNLPPVLINTLARLFTRYLSECKVPKQWKTSKTVLLYKKGDPHDIGNYRPICLLSVIYKLFTRVVLNRIEKVLDEGQPCKQAGFRKGFSTIDHIHTVSKLIEVSREYKMPLCLTFIDLKKAFDSVETEAVVEALDNQGAPTQYIKVLRELYSNFTTGISPFYKNIIIDVKRRVRQGDTISPKIFTATLENPMRKLEWDYMGVKVDGRQLHHLRFADDIVLITPSISQAERMLTVFDETCGCIGLQLNLQKTMFMRNGWVSDAPFTLNGTNISECTSYVYLGRELNMMNDLTPELGRRRRAAWEAYKSIEDVVKKTRNTRLRAHLFNTTVLPALTYASETWAFRKQEENAINACPMNKSQKEKENARSQTLERPSLHMQA; from the exons atggcgatctgtacttataacgcacgtacgcttgcatcggaagcggccatcgaagatctgatgatgcaagccaagaagatcaagtacgacgtcatcggactgaccgagacgagacgaggTCACCCAcccaacgccgtatatgaaactggagaagaactgttcttcggaacatgcgacagtagaagtgttggtggagttggcgtcctcgtcaacacgagtatggcaaagaacatcgactcttttgaacaacttacgacccgaatcggacgtctgcggatgagaagatgtggcccaacaccagctttgactatcttcgtcgcttacgctccaacatcaagctatgaagaagaagaagtcgaagctttctatatggacctggagaagttctaccaagaagaccatgccttctacaaggtcataattggcgatttcaacgccaaggttggcccaagaagaacgccggaggaacctcacatcgggacccacggcctacaatggaatgatcagggggagaggctctccgagttcatcatgatgactaagaccatccatgggaactcgcaattccagaagccctcctctctacgctggacgtgggagtcacccagtggagggtaccgtaatgaaatagaccacatcatcgtcaataaaagctTCTGCCTGATAGatgtcggtgttgtaccaaagttctatacgggatcggaccatcgcctcctccgaggaagattttcctccacaaggagagcagagaaagccgccaagttcagagggagaaatcccaagactatcatcaactgggatatcttcgctacgttagccggcttttgggaagattccgcaatgaacaacatcgacgaggaatatgaccggcttgttgaacaccttcacgactgtgcGAAGAAGGcagagagttttaaaaccaccaagagtttcaagaggcGCTTGtcttttgaaactcttgagctgatacgccagcgtggagcagcacgagccgcagggaaccaagaactcacgtccgagctcgcgaggctttgcagagaggcgataaaggaagaccttaaagagagaagagcagaagtgctggttgaaactgcagaggcggggaaaagcatccgctatgcccgtcgagactttgctaatcgcaagacgaggatgactgctctccggaacccaaagggaacagccattgcatcgagaagggggatggagaaaatcatctacgacatctactctgatctcttcgacagccatgtccacttgtctcctcaccatctgagggaagacgaaCATATCATTCCAG aacacctgaagaaccttccgccggtactcatcaacaccctggcgaggctatTCACACggtacctgtcggaatgcaaggttcctaaacagtggaaaaccagcaagaccgtgttgttgtataaaaagggagatccacatgacattggcaactatcgtccaatctgcctactgtccgtcatctacaagctctttacaagagtggtccttaataggattgaaaaagtcctggatgaaggacagccatgcaagcaagcagggtttcgaaaaggattcagcacgattgatcaCATTCACAccgtttcgaaactcatcgaggtatcacgagagtacaagatgccgctctgtctcacattcatcgacttgaagaaggccttcgactcagttgagacggaagcggtcgtggaagccttggacaaccaaggcgcccctactcagtacataaaggtacttcgagagttgtacagtaacttcacgaccggaatttcgccattctacaagaacatcatcattgacgtgaagaggagagtccgacagggtgatacaatttcacccaaaatattcacagccaccctcgagaacccaatgcgaaagttggaatgggactacatgggagtgaaggttgatggtcggcagctacaccatttgcgctttgctgatgacatcgtactgataacacctagcatcagccaagcggaacgaatgctgaccgtattcgacgaaacatgtggatgcatcggtcttcagctgaatctacaaaagacgatgttcatgcggaacggatgggtctcggatgccccattcacgctcaacggaacgaacatatccgaatgcaccagctacgtttatctgggtcgggaactgaacatgatgaatgacctgacccccgagctgggcagaaggagacgagcggcttgggaagcgtacaagagcatcgaggatgtagtgaagaagaccaggaacacccggctccgtgctcacctcttcaacaccaccgtacttcctgctttgacctatgcttcggaaacctgggcatttcgcaagcaggaagaaaacgcg ATTAATGCATGTCCAATGAACAAATCacagaaagagaaggaaaatgcACGAAGCCAAACATTGGAAAGACCATCTCTTCATATGCAAGCATAA
- a CDS encoding hypothetical protein (NECATOR_CHRIII.G10972.T2), translated as MAICTYNARTLASEAAIEDLMMQAKKIKYDVIGLTETRRGHPPNAVYETGEELFFGTCDSRSVGGVGVLVNTSMAKNIDSFEQLTTRIGRLRMRRCGPTPALTIFVAYAPTSSYEEEEVEAFYMDLEKFYQEDHAFYKVIIGDFNAKVGPRRTPEEPHIGTHGLQWNDQGERLSEFIMMTKTIHGNSQFQKPSSLRWTWESPSGGYRNEIDHIIVNKSFCLIDVGVVPKFYTGSDHRLLRGRFSSTRRAEKAAKFRGRNPKTIINWDIFATLAGFWEDSAMNNIDEEYDRLVEHLHDCAKKAESFKTTKSFKRRLSFETLELIRQRGAARAAGNQELTSELARLCREAIKEDLKERRAEVLVETAEAGKSIRYARRDFANRKTRMTALRNPKGTAIASRRGMEKIIYDIYSDLFDSHVHLSPHHLREDEHIIPGSPVRNITCCHVGKKVVRHLIPRE; from the coding sequence atggcgatctgtacttataacgcacgtacgcttgcatcggaagcggccatcgaagatctgatgatgcaagccaagaagatcaagtacgacgtcatcggactgaccgagacgagacgaggTCACCCAcccaacgccgtatatgaaactggagaagaactgttcttcggaacatgcgacagtagaagtgttggtggagttggcgtcctcgtcaacacgagtatggcaaagaacatcgactcttttgaacaacttacgacccgaatcggacgtctgcggatgagaagatgtggcccaacaccagctttgactatcttcgtcgcttacgctccaacatcaagctatgaagaagaagaagtcgaagctttctatatggacctggagaagttctaccaagaagaccatgccttctacaaggtcataattggcgatttcaacgccaaggttggcccaagaagaacgccggaggaacctcacatcgggacccacggcctacaatggaatgatcagggggagaggctctccgagttcatcatgatgactaagaccatccatgggaactcgcaattccagaagccctcctctctacgctggacgtgggagtcacccagtggagggtaccgtaatgaaatagaccacatcatcgtcaataaaagctTCTGCCTGATAGatgtcggtgttgtaccaaagttctatacgggatcggaccatcgcctcctccgaggaagattttcctccacaaggagagcagagaaagccgccaagttcagagggagaaatcccaagactatcatcaactgggatatcttcgctacgttagccggcttttgggaagattccgcaatgaacaacatcgacgaggaatatgaccggcttgttgaacaccttcacgactgtgcGAAGAAGGcagagagttttaaaaccaccaagagtttcaagaggcGCTTGtcttttgaaactcttgagctgatacgccagcgtggagcagcacgagccgcagggaaccaagaactcacgtccgagctcgcgaggctttgcagagaggcgataaaggaagaccttaaagagagaagagcagaagtgctggttgaaactgcagaggcggggaaaagcatccgctatgcccgtcgagactttgctaatcgcaagacgaggatgactgctctccggaacccaaagggaacagccattgcatcgagaagggggatggagaaaatcatctacgacatctactctgatctcttcgacagccatgtccacttgtctcctcaccatctgagggaagacgaaCATATCATTCCAGGTTCGCCCGTCCGAAATATAACATGTTGTCATGTCGGTAAAAAAGTAGTACGGCACCTGATCCCGagagaataa
- a CDS encoding hypothetical protein (NECATOR_CHRIII.G10972.T3), giving the protein MNNIDEEYDRLVEHLHDCAKKAESFKTTKSFKRRLSFETLELIRQRGAARAAGNQELTSELARLCREAIKEDLKERRAEVLVETAEAGKSIRYARRDFANRKTRMTALRNPKGTAIASRRGMEKIIYDIYSDLFDSHVHLSPHHLREDEHIIPEHLKNLPPVLINTLARLFTRYLSECKVPKQWKTSKTVLLYKKGDPHDIGNYRPICLLSVIYKLFTRVVLNRIEKVLDEGQPCKQAGFRKGFSTIDHIHTVSKLIEVSREYKMPLCLTFIDLKKAFDSVETEAVVEALDNQGAPTQYIKVLRELYSNFTTGISPFYKNIIIDVKRRVRQGDTISPKIFTATLENPMRKLEWDYMGVKVDGRQLHHLRFADDIVLITPSISQAERMLTVFDETCGCIGLQLNLQKTMFMRNGWVSDAPFTLNGTNISECTSYVYLGRELNMMNDLTPELGRRRRAAWEAYKSIEDVVKKTRNTRLRAHLFNTTVLPALTYASETWAFRKQEENAGTNALVLKYPRKQYGVRKKPPFMRPTVTKQKLSQ; this is encoded by the exons atgaacaacatcgacgaggaatatgaccggcttgttgaacaccttcacgactgtgcGAAGAAGGcagagagttttaaaaccaccaagagtttcaagaggcGCTTGtcttttgaaactcttgagctgatacgccagcgtggagcagcacgagccgcagggaaccaagaactcacgtccgagctcgcgaggctttgcagagaggcgataaaggaagaccttaaagagagaagagcagaagtgctggttgaaactgcagaggcggggaaaagcatccgctatgcccgtcgagactttgctaatcgcaagacgaggatgactgctctccggaacccaaagggaacagccattgcatcgagaagggggatggagaaaatcatctacgacatctactctgatctcttcgacagccatgtccacttgtctcctcaccatctgagggaagacgaaCATATCATTCCAG aacacctgaagaaccttccgccggtactcatcaacaccctggcgaggctatTCACACggtacctgtcggaatgcaaggttcctaaacagtggaaaaccagcaagaccgtgttgttgtataaaaagggagatccacatgacattggcaactatcgtccaatctgcctactgtccgtcatctacaagctctttacaagagtggtccttaataggattgaaaaagtcctggatgaaggacagccatgcaagcaagcagggtttcgaaaaggattcagcacgattgatcaCATTCACAccgtttcgaaactcatcgaggtatcacgagagtacaagatgccgctctgtctcacattcatcgacttgaagaaggccttcgactcagttgagacggaagcggtcgtggaagccttggacaaccaaggcgcccctactcagtacataaaggtacttcgagagttgtacagtaacttcacgaccggaatttcgccattctacaagaacatcatcattgacgtgaagaggagagtccgacagggtgatacaatttcacccaaaatattcacagccaccctcgagaacccaatgcgaaagttggaatgggactacatgggagtgaaggttgatggtcggcagctacaccatttgcgctttgctgatgacatcgtactgataacacctagcatcagccaagcggaacgaatgctgaccgtattcgacgaaacatgtggatgcatcggtcttcagctgaatctacaaaagacgatgttcatgcggaacggatgggtctcggatgccccattcacgctcaacggaacgaacatatccgaatgcaccagctacgtttatctgggtcgggaactgaacatgatgaatgacctgacccccgagctgggcagaaggagacgagcggcttgggaagcgtacaagagcatcgaggatgtagtgaagaagaccaggaacacccggctccgtgctcacctcttcaacaccaccgtacttcctgctttgacctatgcttcggaaacctgggcatttcgcaagcaggaagaaaacgcg GGTACTAATGCGCTGGTTTTGAAGTATCCAAGAAAACAATATGGTGTACGGAAGAAGCCGCCATTCATGAGACCCACCGTGACCAAACAGAAGTTGTCGCAATAG
- a CDS encoding hypothetical protein (NECATOR_CHRIII.G10973.T1), producing the protein MQLRLFHTSFCGLREGVHCNCIRGIVSFVIFYHNFPQIHFNEPKLGRTVAQTAQNINTVQIQGSNNECTVRRRFQTFRNQKYPTKNL; encoded by the exons ATGCAACTAAGGCTGTTTCACACCTCCTTTTGTGGATTACGGGAGGGGGTTCACTGTAATTGCATTCGTggcatcgtcagtttcgtg ATCTTCTATCACAACTTCCCTCAAATCCACTTCAACGAGCCTAAGCTTGGCCGAACTGTCGCTCAAACCGCTCAAAACATCAACACAGTACAGATCCAGGGGAGCAACAATGAATGTACAGTGCGACGCCGGTTTCAGACATTTCGTAACCAAAAATATCCAAccaaaaatttgtaa